One window of Manihot esculenta cultivar AM560-2 chromosome 17, M.esculenta_v8, whole genome shotgun sequence genomic DNA carries:
- the LOC110605237 gene encoding acyl-CoA-binding protein, with protein MGLKEEFEEYAEKAKTLPENTTNENKLILYGLYKQATIGPVNASRPGMFNMRDRAKWDAWKAVEGKSKEEAMNDYITKVKQLQEEAAAAST; from the exons ATGGGTTTGAAG GAGGAATTTGAGGAGTATGCTGAGAAAGCTAAGACCCTTCCAGAAAATACAACAAATGAGAACAAACTTATTTTATATGGGCTGTATAAACAAGCCACTATTGGACCAGTGAACGCTA GCCGTCCTGGAATGTTCAACATGAGGGACAGAGCCAAGTGGGATGCATGGAAGGCTGTCGAAG GCAAATCAAAAGAAGAAGCAATGAATGACTATATCACTAAGGTTAAACAGTTGCAGGAAGAAGCTGCTGCTGCTTCTACTTAG
- the LOC110605236 gene encoding formin-like protein 14 → MSLLSRFFYKRPPDGLLEFVERVYVFDSCFSTEVLPDGMYQIYLHEIVAELHEEFPDSSFLAFNFREGEKRSQFAEILCQYDVTVMDYPRQYEGCPLLPLSLIQHFLRVCETWLSLGNHQNIILFHCERGGWPLLAFLLASFLIFNKLHTGERRTLEIVHREAPKGFLQLLSPLNPFPSQLRYLQYVARRNITPEWPPPERALSLDCVIIRAIPSFDSENGCRPIIRIFGRNFHTKRGLSTHMLFSMSKKKKTSLRHYRQEECDVIKIDIQCMVQGDVVLECVHLDLDPEREVMMFRVMFNTAFIRSNILMLNSENLDILWDSKERYPKGFRAEVLFGEVENMSPLKAPTTILNGEEKGGLPIEAFSRVQELFNAVEWVDHNDDAALWLLKQLSVLTDAREFSRLQNKGSSYVSPIDSEEEYNASSAADSSDEAFDVVPKTSADSVPSSIDGDSLHDSNNVSQPPAQVLVETVQSSLPQQLSHPNEEIPPSSSPPTLFSPPVSQLPPPPPPPPPCLGISSNDNTPPFPPSQPPLPSVSNRDSSTFPALTTTRNPQPPPCPPPPPPPPYNFSTEDSYMPPPSTSKGPPFPQPPPPPPFSSSKGPPPPPVPPPPPLPSISRQSSLPSPPPPPPQPPSLTSSTSSLQPSTLMPPPPPPPPPSETMSSCSNTLLAPQPPPPPPPLGGNHNNTMRPLCPPPPPPPSGPKQPSSVPPPPSPAPNPPAAPPPPPGRNTAPGPPPPPPPGAKGSSVPPPPPPSIGRGKSSSGPSGHGRGRIAGGTGNAPRKTSLKPLHWVKVTRAMQGSLWADSQKQENQSRAPEIDISELESLFSAASASDGIGSNKAGVRRGSNINKPEKVQLVDLRRAYNCEIMLTKIKIPLPDMINAILALDSSSLDIDQVENLIKFCPAKEEMETLKNYAGDKEMLGKCEQFFLELMKVPRVEAKLRVFAFKITFSSQVDDLRRHLNTINCAAREVKESVKLRQIMQTVLTLGNALNQGTARGSAVGFKLDSLLKLSDTRARNNKMTLMHYLCKLLSEKLPELLDFDKDLVHIEAASKIQLKNLAEEMQAVSKGLEKVEQELAASSNDGAISAGFQRVLKNFLDTAEAEVRSLISLYSEVGRNADSLSQYFGEDPARCPFEQVTQTLVLFVKMFNKAREENERQAEAEKKKLEKEALKEKAAANVSAKKEGIDNDKLRLASQIHKHLS, encoded by the exons ATGTCCCTCCTCAGTAGATTCTTCTACAAAAGGCCTCCCGATGGATTGCTTGAATTTGTTGAAAGAGTATACG TTTTTGATTCTTGCTTTTCAACTGAAGTTTTGCCTGATGGAATGTACCAAATATATCTACATGAAATTGTCGCTGAGTTACATGAGGAATTTCCTGATTCATCTTTTCTCGCTTTCAATTTTCGTGAGGGCGAGAAAAGGAGCCAGTTTGCTGAAATTCTTTGCCAGTATGATGTCACTGTCATGGATTATCCGCGACAGTATGAGGGTTGCCCTCTTCTTCCTTTGTCTTTGATTCAGCATTTTCTTCGTGTTTGTGAGACTTGGCTTTCCCTTGGGAATCATCAGAATATCATCCTTTTCCATTGTGAAAGAGGGGGTTGGCCTCTTCTAGCCTTCCTTTTAGCTAGTTTCTTGATTTTTAACAAGTTGCATACTGGTGAACGAAGAACTCTTGAGATTGTGCATCGAGAGGCTCCTAAAGGCTTCTTGCAGCTTTTATCACCTCTCAATCCTTTCCCATCTCAGCTTCGTTACCTTCAGTATGTAGCCAGAAGAAATATAACACCTGAATGGCCACCTCCGGAACGTGCACTTTCTCTGGATTGTGTTATCATTCGTGCCATTCCAAGCTTCGACTCTGAAAATGGGTGCAGGCCAATTATTCGTATTTTTGGTAGGAATTTCCACACAAAACGTGGGCTTTCAACCCATATGCTCTTCTCCATgtccaagaagaagaagacctcCCTTAGGCATTATCGGCAG GAAGAGTGTGATGTGATTAAGATTGACATTCAGTGTATGGTGCAAGGAGATGTTGTGTTGGAATGTGTGCATTTGGACTTGGATCCAGAAAGGGAGGTTATGATGTTTCGTGTAATGTTTAATACTGCGTTTATTCGATCTAATATATTAATGCTCAATTCTGAGAACTTGGACATTCTTTGGGATTCTAAGGAAAGATATCCCAAAGgctttcgggcagag GTTTTGTTTGGGGAGGTGGAGAACATGTCCCCACTGAAGGCTCCAACTACCATTTTAAATGGTGAAGAGAAAGGGGGATTGCCAATAGAAGCTTTTTCTAGGGTTCAAGAACTTTTCAATGCGGTTGAGTGGGTTGATCACAACGATGATGCTGCTTTGTGGTTACTTAAACAACTTTCTGTCTTAACTGATGCAAGAGAATTTTCAAGATTGCAAAATAAAGGCAGTTCTTATGTGTCGCCCATTGACTCTGAAGAAGAATATAATGCATCTAGTGCTGCTGACAGTTCAGATGAAGCATTTGATGTTGTTCCCAAAACTTCTGCTGATTCGGTTCCCTCATCTATTGATGGTGATAGTCTTCATGATTCAAATAATGTTTCACAACCTCCAGCTCAAGTTTTGGTTGAAACTGTTCAATCCTCCCTTCCTCAACAACTATCACATCCAAATGAAGAAATTCCACCTTCTTCATCCCCTCCAACTTTATTTTCACCACCTGTTTCCCAACTGCcccctccccctccccctccACCACCATGTCTTGGTATCTCAAGTAATGATAATACACCTCCTTTTCCACCTTCTCAGCCGCCTCTTCCCAGTGTTTCAAACAGAGATTCTTCCACATTTCCAGCTCTGACAACTACTAGAAATCCTCAGCCACCCCCTtgtccacctccacctccaccacctcctTATAACTTCTCAACTGAAGATTCTTACATGCCACCTCCTTCTACTAGTAAAGGTCCACCATTCCCACAGccgccaccaccacctcctTTCAGTTCTTCTAAAGGTCCCCCTCCCCCCCCagttcctcctcctcctcctcttccttcAATATCTAGGCAATCATCATTGCCATCACCACCGCCACCACCACCACAGCCACCATCTCTGACCAGTTCAACCAGTAGTCTACAACCTTCAACACTAATGCCACCGCCACCACCACCGCCACCGCCATCTGAGACAATGTCTTCATGTTCAAACACCCTTTTGGCTCCTCAACctccacctcctccacctccttTGGGTGGAAACCATAACAATACCATGAGGCCACTTTGCCCCCCTCCACCTCCCCCACCTTCAGGACCTAAGCAGCCTAGTTCAGTCCCACCACCTCCTTCACCAGCACCCAATCCTCCTGCTGCTCCCCCTCCACCACCAGGTCGTAACACAGCACCAGGTCCACCACCGCCACCCCCACCTGGAGCCAAGGGCTCTAGTGTGccaccacctccacctccatcGATTGGAAGGGGAAAATCTTCTTCAGGGCCTAGTGGTCATGGAAGAGGTAGGATTGCTGGTGGGACTGGTAATGCCCCTaggaaaacttcattaaaaccttTACATTGGGTGAAAGTTACTCGAGCAATGCAAGGGAGTTTATGGGCAGATTCACAAAAACAGGAAAATCAGTCAAG GGCCCCTGAAATTGATATATCGGAACTTGAAAGCTTGTTCTCAGCTGCTTCTGCTTCAGATGGAATTGGTAGTAATAAAGCTGGAGTTCGACGTGGTTCTAACATTAACAAGCCTGAGAAAGTCCAATTA GTTGACTTGCGTAGAGCATATAATTGTGAAATAATgctcacaaaaataaaaataccttTGCCCGACATGATT AATGCAATTCTAGCTTTGGATTCTTCATCTTTAGACATTGATCAGGTCGAGAATCTCATCAAATTCTGTCCCGCTAAGGAAGAAATGGAGACATTGAAG AATTATGCTGGTGACAAGGAAATGCTGGGGAAGTGTGAACAG TTTTTCTTGGAGCTGATGAAGGTTCCGCGAGTAGAAGCTAAGCTCCGTGTATTTGCCTTCAAAATCACATTTTCTAGTCAG GTGGATGATTTAAGACGTCACCTGAATACTATTAATTGTGCTGCTAGAGAG GTCAAAGAATCTGTTAAATTGCGTCAGATAATGCAAACAGTTCTGACTTTAGGAAATGCTTTAAATCAGGGCACTGCAAGAG GATCTGCTGTCGGATTCAAATTGGACAGCCTTCTTAAGTTATCCGACACTCGTGCAAGAAATAACAAAATGACTTTAATGCACTACTTATGCAAG CTCCTCTCTGAAAAATTGCCAGAGTTGCTAGATTTTGATAAGGACCTTGTACATATAGAAGCGGCCTCAAAG ATTCAATTGAAAAACTTGGCTGAAGAAATGCAAGCTGTAAGTAAAGGTCTTGAAAAGGTTGAGCAAGAGCTTGCAGCTTCATCAAATGATGGTGCTATCTCCGCAGGCTTTCAAAGG GTATTGAAGAACTTTCTTGATACTGCTGAAGCTGAAGTGCGGTCACTTATCTCCTTATATTCAGAAGTG GGAAGAAATGCAGATTCGTTGTCCCAGTACTTTGGAGAGGATCCAGCTCGCTGTCCCTTCGAGCAAG TGACGCAAACGTTGGTCCTTTTTGTGAAGATGTTCAATAAGGCACGAGAGGAGAATGAAAGGCAGGCTGAGGCTGAAAAGAAGAAATTGGAGAAGGAAGCTTTGAAAGAAAAGGCAGCTGCTAATGTATCTGCAAAGAAAGAGGGTATTGATAATGACAAGTTGAGGCTTGCTTCTCAAATCCATAAACACCTATCCTAA